From the Francisella frigiditurris genome, one window contains:
- a CDS encoding DJ-1/PfpI family protein produces MKDVIIILFNDFETLDVFGPVEILGSFKEHFKLEYYSLEGGNILSSQNVSIATKKLSEINSKDYILFVPGGMGTRELVNDVKLINKLTELAKNAEYIITVCTGSSLFCKTGLLDGKRATSNKKAFTWTKSLAPNVSWVQKARWVKDGNIYTSSGVSAGIDMTLGFISDLLGYEVAKQKSIDIEYEWKEDSSYDPFSEIYY; encoded by the coding sequence ATGAAAGATGTAATAATTATCCTATTCAACGACTTTGAAACTCTAGATGTATTTGGACCAGTTGAAATATTGGGAAGCTTTAAAGAACATTTCAAACTTGAATACTACTCTCTTGAGGGTGGAAATATTCTTAGTAGTCAAAATGTCTCAATAGCTACTAAGAAACTCTCTGAAATCAACTCAAAGGATTATATATTATTTGTACCGGGTGGTATGGGTACTCGTGAGCTAGTTAATGATGTTAAGCTAATAAATAAACTTACAGAATTAGCAAAAAATGCTGAATATATAATAACTGTGTGTACTGGCTCTAGTCTCTTCTGCAAAACTGGTTTACTAGATGGTAAAAGAGCAACTTCAAACAAAAAAGCTTTTACTTGGACAAAATCTCTAGCGCCTAATGTCTCTTGGGTACAAAAAGCTAGATGGGTAAAAGATGGCAATATCTACACAAGTTCTGGAGTAAGTGCTGGTATAGATATGACGTTAGGGTTTATATCAGATCTACTAGGTTATGAAGTAGCTAAACAAAAAAGTATAGATATTGAGTATGAGTGGAAAGAAGATTCTAGTTATGATCCTTTTTCGGAAATATACTATTAA
- the prmA gene encoding 50S ribosomal protein L11 methyltransferase, which translates to MQQWQQIEFYISPKDYNKVESFLFDNLACSVTKKDLADKSFVTVLYEDDFDLEGILEELKNSFPIIDQKVEYKIIKDQEWTAAWLDDYEPIEIGKNIVIYPSWRELPIDFTKTYIAVDPSVAFGCGNHETTKMCLEWLEENINPKSSLLDYGCGTGILAIAGVKLGGKYSEGIDIDPKSIESSIKNAEMNKVSSKTYFSDMATDKSFNLLIANIFSNVLIALADTMLSKLKESGKLALSGILANQVDDVQKAFEAKGVKFAKPRNMGEWFLLSGVKSGL; encoded by the coding sequence ATGCAGCAGTGGCAACAGATAGAGTTTTATATCTCACCTAAAGACTACAATAAGGTTGAAAGCTTCCTGTTCGATAATCTAGCTTGTTCTGTTACTAAGAAAGATCTAGCAGATAAAAGCTTTGTGACTGTGCTTTATGAGGATGATTTTGATTTAGAGGGTATTCTAGAAGAGCTGAAAAATTCTTTTCCAATAATAGACCAGAAAGTTGAATATAAGATTATAAAAGATCAAGAATGGACAGCTGCTTGGTTAGATGATTACGAGCCTATAGAAATTGGTAAAAATATTGTGATCTATCCTAGTTGGAGAGAGTTACCAATCGACTTTACAAAAACATATATAGCAGTGGATCCAAGTGTAGCTTTTGGTTGCGGTAACCATGAAACTACGAAGATGTGTCTAGAATGGCTAGAAGAAAATATTAATCCAAAAAGTAGCCTTTTGGACTATGGTTGTGGTACTGGGATATTAGCTATAGCTGGAGTGAAGCTAGGTGGTAAATATTCAGAAGGCATCGATATAGATCCGAAATCTATAGAGTCATCAATAAAAAATGCTGAGATGAATAAAGTATCTAGTAAAACATACTTTAGTGATATGGCAACAGATAAAAGTTTTAACTTATTAATCGCAAATATTTTCTCAAATGTACTAATAGCTTTAGCGGATACTATGCTCTCTAAATTAAAAGAGAGCGGAAAACTTGCGTTGTCAGGAATATTAGCTAATCAGGTAGATGATGTACAAAAGGCATTTGAGGCTAAGGGTGTAAAATTTGCAAAGCCTAGAAATATGGGTGAATGGTTTTTATTAAGTGGTGTGAAAAGTGGGCTTTAA
- the dusB gene encoding tRNA dihydrouridine synthase DusB, with translation MGFKIADIEIENNVVLAPMAGFCDSAFRTICKEHGAGLIYTEMVSNKAVVDRNWETMEMLYMENSEKPLGIQIFGTDLESFVGATKYIAENTECDFLDINMGCPMPKIAKKLQAGAALLKDVDRINEILTAVVKAVHKPVTVKMRMGWDAENINAIEVAKACEAAGVSAIALHARTREQMYTGQANWDVIRDVRKAVNTVLIGNGDVDSPHSAKAMMEHTGCDAVMVGRASRGNPWIFRQIAEYLNTGEIIPQPTPAERVEVLAEHLRRLIKLKTAKVAVKEIRTHASFYLQDIPNSKEFRMKLNQLENESEIFELLASYRDTVV, from the coding sequence GTGGGCTTTAAAATAGCAGATATTGAAATAGAAAATAATGTAGTGCTTGCACCGATGGCAGGCTTCTGTGATAGTGCCTTTCGTACTATTTGCAAGGAGCATGGGGCAGGGCTGATCTATACTGAGATGGTGAGTAACAAAGCTGTAGTAGATCGTAACTGGGAAACTATGGAAATGCTCTATATGGAGAACAGCGAAAAACCACTTGGGATACAGATATTTGGTACAGATTTAGAGAGCTTCGTAGGTGCGACAAAGTATATTGCTGAAAATACAGAGTGTGATTTTTTAGATATAAATATGGGTTGCCCAATGCCAAAAATTGCTAAGAAGCTACAAGCTGGAGCAGCACTTCTAAAAGATGTTGATAGGATTAATGAAATACTTACAGCAGTTGTAAAAGCAGTACATAAACCCGTAACTGTGAAAATGCGTATGGGCTGGGATGCTGAAAATATAAATGCTATAGAAGTCGCTAAAGCTTGTGAAGCTGCGGGAGTAAGTGCTATAGCCCTACATGCTAGGACTAGGGAGCAGATGTACACAGGTCAGGCAAATTGGGATGTTATCCGAGATGTGAGAAAAGCTGTAAATACTGTACTAATTGGTAATGGTGATGTGGATAGCCCACACAGTGCTAAGGCGATGATGGAGCATACAGGATGTGATGCTGTGATGGTTGGGCGTGCTTCTCGTGGTAATCCATGGATATTTAGGCAGATTGCAGAGTATCTAAATACTGGTGAAATAATCCCTCAACCAACTCCAGCAGAAAGAGTAGAGGTTTTAGCTGAGCATCTTAGAAGACTTATAAAACTAAAGACTGCTAAGGTGGCTGTAAAAGAAATCCGTACTCATGCTAGTTTTTATCTACAAGATATCCCAAATTCAAAAGAATTTCGTATGAAATTAAATCAGTTAGAAAATGAGAGTGAGATTTTTGAGTTATTAGCTAGTTATAGAGATACTGTTGTATAG
- a CDS encoding DUF1328 domain-containing protein: MLYWTLVFLVVAIVAALFGFSGIAGLAATLAKIVFIIFIVLFVGSLIFSLLGKLKK, translated from the coding sequence ATGTTATATTGGACACTTGTATTTTTAGTCGTAGCAATAGTAGCTGCACTTTTTGGTTTTTCTGGAATAGCAGGGCTTGCTGCAACTCTTGCAAAAATTGTTTTTATTATATTTATCGTGCTATTTGTTGGATCTTTAATTTTTTCTTTACTTGGAAAATTAAAAAAATAG
- a CDS encoding linear amide C-N hydrolase, with translation MCTRVLYQGSEDLVITARSMDWIDDMNTSLVILPPNTKYTSSLGENPISWTSKYGSVSTFIYNIGSADGMNEKGLVANLLYLVESEYGYDSKAKDLNIIQWLQLSLDLFATVAEAVNFFQSNKINIITGSLPNGKVGNGHLSLSDTSGDSAIFEYINGKLCIHHSREYTVMTNSPKYDEQLALCRYWKNISGTTFLPGSISAADRFVRASFFLNAIPKTIAPNYITLVPGQLYHRQALASMFGVIRAVGVPLGIYDPDKPNLSSTIYRTVSDHKNLVYYFESATVPSAFWVKLNDINFEKINSPLVLQNAQNLIHSGEVPLEQFINYKYPTAEEVRKVISL, from the coding sequence ATGTGCACAAGAGTTTTATACCAAGGATCAGAAGATTTAGTAATCACAGCTAGAAGTATGGACTGGATTGATGATATGAATACTAGTCTTGTTATCTTGCCACCCAATACTAAATATACCAGTAGCTTAGGTGAAAACCCTATTTCATGGACTAGTAAATATGGTAGCGTTAGTACTTTTATTTATAATATTGGCTCTGCTGATGGTATGAATGAAAAAGGCTTAGTTGCAAATTTACTCTATTTAGTAGAGTCAGAATATGGATATGACTCTAAAGCTAAAGATCTAAATATCATTCAATGGCTACAGCTTTCATTAGATTTATTTGCTACAGTTGCTGAAGCTGTGAACTTCTTTCAATCGAATAAAATTAATATAATTACTGGCTCTCTTCCTAATGGCAAAGTTGGAAACGGGCATTTATCACTATCTGATACTTCTGGAGATTCTGCAATTTTTGAATACATTAATGGAAAGCTTTGTATACATCATAGCCGAGAATACACAGTGATGACAAACTCTCCTAAATATGATGAGCAATTAGCATTATGTCGTTACTGGAAAAACATCAGTGGAACAACTTTTTTACCTGGCTCTATCTCTGCAGCAGATAGATTTGTTAGAGCTTCATTCTTCTTAAATGCTATTCCAAAGACTATAGCTCCAAACTATATCACTCTTGTTCCAGGTCAGTTATATCACAGGCAAGCACTAGCAAGTATGTTTGGTGTAATCAGAGCTGTTGGTGTACCTCTAGGAATTTATGATCCAGATAAACCAAATCTTTCTTCAACTATATATAGAACTGTTTCAGACCATAAAAACTTAGTATATTATTTTGAATCTGCTACGGTGCCAAGTGCATTCTGGGTTAAGTTGAATGATATAAATTTTGAGAAAATAAACTCTCCATTAGTATTACAAAATGCTCAAAACTTGATTCACTCCGGTGAAGTACCTCTAGAACAATTTATAAATTATAAATATCCAACAGCTGAAGAAGTTAGAAAAGTTATTAGTTTATAA
- a CDS encoding saccharopine dehydrogenase family protein: MQNLLVLGAGRVGTLASCLLVESGSYIIHLADRVIPHSKPKLDKHKDNLIYIELDANNKQEITEYIKNNQIGSIVSCLPFFCNTEIAKLAKEIEVNYFDLTEDVETTNIIRELSQKSNAIFAPQCGLAPGFISIVTNHLMQEFDSVDTVRMRVGALPLNVSNTLQYGLTWSTEGLVNEYAKPCNGVVDGQERVLAPLADVEEIKIDGLTYEAFNTSGGIGSMIETYKGKVKNINYKSIRHPGHCEKMKFLMEDMKLGSDLNLMVKIMENAIPRINQDIVLIYVSVDGIRKGVRAERHYAQKFPSRKMYEKHFSALQMTTATSLCVTIDLVLNNYFPKGFVNQESITLKDFYNNRFGKYYENEGLLVQAV; the protein is encoded by the coding sequence ATGCAAAATTTATTAGTTTTAGGTGCTGGTAGAGTTGGGACTTTAGCAAGTTGTCTACTAGTTGAGTCAGGCAGTTATATCATTCATTTAGCAGATAGGGTTATTCCACATAGTAAGCCTAAATTAGATAAACATAAAGATAATTTAATATATATAGAATTAGATGCTAATAACAAACAAGAAATAACTGAATATATAAAAAATAATCAGATAGGCTCGATTGTCTCTTGTCTTCCATTTTTTTGTAATACGGAAATAGCAAAATTAGCTAAAGAAATTGAAGTTAATTATTTTGATTTAACAGAGGATGTTGAAACTACTAATATAATTAGAGAGTTATCACAAAAATCTAATGCAATCTTTGCTCCACAATGTGGATTAGCTCCAGGATTTATAAGTATAGTTACAAATCACCTTATGCAAGAATTTGATTCTGTAGATACTGTTCGAATGAGAGTGGGAGCTTTACCTTTAAACGTATCAAACACTTTACAGTATGGTTTAACCTGGTCAACTGAAGGCTTAGTTAATGAATATGCAAAACCATGTAATGGTGTTGTGGATGGACAAGAGAGAGTTCTAGCACCATTAGCAGATGTAGAAGAAATAAAAATTGATGGTCTAACTTATGAAGCTTTTAATACTTCTGGTGGTATTGGCTCAATGATAGAGACATATAAAGGTAAGGTGAAAAATATAAATTATAAAAGTATTAGACATCCTGGTCATTGCGAAAAGATGAAATTCTTAATGGAGGATATGAAATTAGGAAGTGATCTAAATCTAATGGTAAAAATAATGGAAAATGCGATACCAAGAATAAACCAAGATATAGTACTTATATATGTTTCCGTAGATGGTATTCGTAAAGGAGTAAGAGCTGAAAGGCACTACGCTCAAAAATTTCCATCAAGAAAAATGTACGAAAAACATTTCTCTGCTTTACAGATGACAACAGCAACAAGCTTGTGTGTAACAATTGATCTAGTATTAAATAACTACTTTCCAAAAGGTTTTGTAAATCAAGAATCTATTACTTTGAAAGATTTCTATAATAATCGTTTTGGTAAATATTATGAGAATGAGGGCTTACTTGTTCAAGCAGTTTAA
- the amaB gene encoding L-piperidine-6-carboxylate dehydrogenase, which yields MYEIAKLGMGLEKLKNQFSDSIETFNPANGKLLAKVKNENLTDMEAAINKAKEAFLEWRKYPAPKRGELVRLIGEELRKNKDSLGTLVSLEMGKSKQEGDGEVQEMIDMADFAVGQSRMLYGSTMHSERPEHRMYDQWHPLGIVGVISAFNFPVAVWSWNAFVAAICGNTVIWKPSEKTPLCAIAVQNICKKVIKEHGYPDVFYTVISKEIEVSKAMVNDRRVNLVSFTGSTKVGKQIAEQVASRLGKCILELGGNNAAILDETANLKIAIPGAVFGAVGTAGQRCTTLRRLLVHKSIYETVKEKMVNAYKQVKVGDPLDQKNLMGPLIDQDSVKNFARTVNEAQKQGGKLLVGGKVLDKEGFFVEPTIIEANNSMDIVKEENFCPILYIMPFETIEKAIEINNSVDYGLSSSIFTDNLQNAERFLSAAGSDCGIANVNIGTSGAEIGGAFGGEKDTGGGREAGSDAWKAYMRRQTNTINYGKDLPLAQGIKFNLED from the coding sequence ATGTATGAAATAGCTAAATTAGGAATGGGTTTGGAAAAACTTAAAAACCAATTTTCTGATTCTATAGAAACTTTTAATCCAGCAAATGGAAAACTATTAGCTAAAGTTAAAAACGAAAATTTAACTGACATGGAAGCTGCTATTAATAAAGCTAAAGAAGCTTTTCTAGAGTGGCGTAAATACCCAGCTCCAAAACGTGGTGAGTTAGTTCGCTTGATTGGTGAAGAGTTACGTAAAAATAAAGACTCGTTAGGCACTTTAGTTTCTCTAGAAATGGGAAAATCTAAGCAAGAAGGTGATGGCGAAGTACAGGAAATGATTGATATGGCAGATTTTGCTGTTGGTCAATCTCGTATGTTATATGGCTCAACTATGCACTCGGAACGTCCTGAACATAGGATGTATGATCAGTGGCACCCGTTAGGAATTGTTGGAGTTATTTCTGCTTTTAACTTTCCTGTTGCTGTTTGGTCATGGAATGCTTTTGTTGCTGCAATTTGCGGTAATACAGTTATTTGGAAACCTTCTGAGAAAACGCCTTTATGTGCTATTGCAGTTCAAAATATTTGTAAAAAAGTTATTAAAGAGCATGGCTATCCAGATGTGTTTTATACTGTGATCTCAAAAGAGATAGAAGTATCTAAAGCAATGGTAAACGATAGAAGAGTAAATCTTGTGTCATTTACAGGCTCTACTAAAGTTGGAAAACAAATAGCAGAACAAGTAGCTAGTCGTTTAGGTAAATGTATATTAGAACTTGGTGGTAATAATGCTGCTATCTTAGATGAAACTGCAAATCTAAAAATAGCTATACCAGGAGCGGTTTTTGGAGCGGTTGGAACAGCTGGGCAACGTTGTACTACTCTTCGTAGATTATTAGTCCATAAGTCGATTTATGAGACAGTAAAAGAAAAAATGGTAAATGCATATAAGCAAGTTAAAGTAGGAGATCCTCTTGATCAGAAAAATCTAATGGGACCATTAATTGATCAGGATTCCGTTAAAAACTTTGCTCGTACAGTTAATGAAGCACAAAAACAGGGTGGCAAACTTCTAGTTGGTGGAAAAGTATTAGATAAAGAGGGGTTCTTTGTCGAGCCAACAATTATTGAAGCAAATAATAGTATGGATATTGTTAAAGAAGAGAACTTCTGTCCAATTCTTTATATTATGCCTTTTGAAACTATAGAGAAAGCGATAGAGATTAACAACTCTGTTGATTATGGACTTTCTAGCTCTATCTTTACAGATAATTTACAAAATGCAGAGAGATTCCTTTCAGCAGCTGGGAGTGATTGTGGTATTGCTAATGTGAATATAGGAACTTCTGGAGCTGAAATAGGAGGAGCCTTTGGTGGAGAAAAAGATACTGGTGGTGGTAGAGAGGCTGGATCAGATGCTTGGAAAGCATATATGAGAAGGCAAACTAATACTATTAACTATGGTAAAGATTTGCCACTAGCTCAAGGAATTAAATTTAATCTGGAGGATTAA
- a CDS encoding S-(hydroxymethyl)glutathione dehydrogenase/class III alcohol dehydrogenase has product MMIKSKAAVAWEAKAPLSIEIVNVSLPKDNEVLIEIKATGICHTDAYTLSGRDPEGLFPSILGHEGAGVVVEVGKNVTSVKPGDHVIALYTPECRNCEYCLNPKTNLCQAIRETQGKGLMPDGTSRFSSSDGREIFHYMGCSTFSNYTVLPEIAVAKIRKDAPLDKVCYIGCGVTTGVGAVVKTANVEAGSSVVVFGLGGIGLNVIQGAKLVGAGQIIGVDTNNAKKNLAAKFGMTDFVNPNEIDEDLVSHLVRLTGGGADYSFECIGNVKVMRQALECVHKGWGESVIIGVAGAGEEISTRPFQLVTGRTWKGSAFGGMRGRTDVPEIVDWYMDGRINIDKLITSNIKIDDINKGFEEMHNNIRTIVTF; this is encoded by the coding sequence ATTATGATCAAGTCAAAAGCAGCAGTAGCATGGGAAGCAAAAGCTCCATTATCAATAGAGATAGTGAATGTTTCATTACCTAAAGACAATGAAGTTCTTATCGAGATCAAAGCAACAGGTATTTGTCATACAGATGCTTACACTCTTTCTGGTAGAGATCCTGAGGGACTCTTTCCTTCTATATTAGGGCATGAAGGAGCAGGAGTAGTTGTTGAGGTTGGCAAGAATGTCACTAGTGTTAAACCTGGTGATCATGTAATAGCTTTATATACTCCAGAATGTAGAAATTGTGAGTATTGTCTAAATCCTAAAACTAACTTATGCCAAGCTATAAGAGAGACACAAGGTAAAGGTTTAATGCCTGATGGAACAAGTAGATTTTCAAGCTCTGATGGACGAGAAATTTTTCATTATATGGGTTGCTCAACTTTTTCAAACTATACAGTATTACCAGAGATAGCTGTAGCTAAGATAAGAAAAGATGCACCATTAGATAAGGTTTGCTATATAGGTTGTGGAGTTACCACAGGTGTTGGTGCCGTAGTCAAAACGGCAAATGTTGAAGCAGGTTCTAGCGTGGTGGTATTCGGTCTAGGTGGTATTGGTCTTAATGTAATCCAAGGAGCAAAACTGGTTGGAGCTGGACAAATAATCGGAGTTGATACAAATAATGCTAAGAAAAATTTAGCAGCCAAGTTTGGTATGACAGACTTTGTAAACCCTAATGAAATAGATGAAGACTTAGTTAGCCATCTAGTGAGACTGACTGGTGGAGGAGCTGACTATAGCTTTGAGTGTATAGGAAATGTAAAAGTAATGAGGCAAGCCCTTGAGTGTGTTCATAAAGGTTGGGGTGAAAGTGTCATAATCGGAGTGGCTGGAGCAGGAGAGGAAATAAGCACAAGACCATTTCAGCTAGTTACAGGTCGAACTTGGAAAGGCTCAGCCTTTGGTGGAATGAGAGGTCGTACAGATGTGCCAGAAATAGTTGATTGGTATATGGATGGCAGAATTAATATAGATAAATTAATTACATCAAACATTAAAATAGATGATATTAATAAAGGCTTTGAAGAAATGCATAACAATATTAGAACTATAGTAACCTTTTAA
- a CDS encoding MFS transporter gives MMLIAIKIILSVLMVLGLIYISEKSPRLGGLCSGLPLSVGVFTYFYARENGLQFLIDSMPYALAGFTSTLIFTMGFYLGGKLFINQRFLNTISALVVGFVVYFISGYGITSLHLNLLSGFIIFLFSMIVSIFFFRHVPDNKRITGKTKLKPTNKIMIISFRVTLVSSLVLLITGVSRSVGHEWAGVFSSFPVMLTSVTTVLIFSYKDQLYPGVLKHFSYGVSILIIYDLLIYWLYPILGINFGTVIAYIICFFYLALLNKLNQ, from the coding sequence ATGATGTTAATAGCTATCAAGATAATACTGTCAGTGCTAATGGTATTGGGGCTTATCTATATTTCTGAAAAAAGCCCTAGACTGGGTGGCTTGTGTTCGGGTTTGCCCTTAAGCGTTGGTGTTTTTACATATTTCTATGCTAGAGAAAATGGCTTACAGTTTTTGATTGATTCTATGCCTTATGCACTTGCTGGTTTCACTAGTACTCTTATATTTACTATGGGATTTTATCTAGGCGGCAAGTTATTTATTAATCAACGATTTTTAAACACGATTAGCGCACTTGTTGTTGGATTTGTTGTTTATTTTATTAGTGGCTATGGGATTACATCATTACACCTTAATTTACTATCAGGCTTTATTATTTTCTTATTCTCAATGATAGTGAGTATCTTTTTCTTTAGACATGTGCCAGATAACAAACGCATTACTGGGAAGACTAAGTTAAAACCAACTAATAAGATTATGATTATCTCATTTAGAGTTACTCTTGTTTCCTCATTGGTTCTATTGATAACAGGGGTGTCGCGCTCTGTTGGTCATGAGTGGGCTGGAGTATTTTCATCCTTTCCAGTTATGCTTACATCTGTAACTACAGTTTTGATATTCAGTTACAAAGACCAGCTTTACCCAGGCGTACTTAAGCATTTTTCATATGGCGTATCTATTTTAATAATATATGATTTACTAATCTATTGGCTGTATCCAATTTTGGGCATTAATTTTGGAACAGTTATCGCTTATATTATCTGTTTTTTCTATCTAGCATTATTAAATAAGTTAAATCAGTAA
- a CDS encoding ABC-F family ATP-binding cassette domain-containing protein, with product MIFFKNVSYQVEVKELFDDVSFSIFPNQKIGLVGKNGTGKTTLFNLIQHNISADKGDIEIARNTRIVTVKQEVDDFDAKVIDYVVNGIESLKTLKHNMVEALASEDFVEYSRYHEEYESLGGYSIESQAGKLLSGLGFTTAQQDQSVKELSGGWQIRLNLAQALLQESDILLLDEPTNHLDLDAVLWLEQYLQEYKGSLLLISHDRIFLDNVVKQIFHIESKNIDTYTGNYSSYEKQSYEQKVLQQKHFEKQQKHIEHLESFINRFKAKATKAKQAQSRIKMLDKIQRIESVKADSEFSFEFKQTKEHLGGTLVSLQNTELGYGNKVILDNVGLNIYNDMRIGLLGLNGAGKSTLIKSLIGEISILSGKIEKHPNLKIGYFSQHSLDMLDMQASPLLHMQRLDTKATQEKLRTFLGSFNFTGDKALAKVGTFSGGEKARLALAMIVYQEPNFLLLDEPTNHLDIGVREALTVALQSFQGAIILVSHDRFLLESTVDEYMLVGEGKVRPFDGDMKDYYKYILEVKKSENAPQQNKNNVEKKESRKLSANERRQLKPIQDRVKKLEKNLASLQKRNSEMEILLQDEELYNNKEKLQKTLLEHSDLKARIEEVEVEWFAALEELEQFQKNE from the coding sequence ATGATTTTCTTTAAGAATGTATCTTACCAAGTAGAGGTAAAAGAGCTTTTTGATGATGTAAGCTTCTCTATATTTCCAAATCAGAAGATAGGTTTGGTTGGTAAAAATGGTACTGGCAAAACTACTTTATTTAACTTAATACAACACAATATCTCAGCGGATAAAGGTGATATTGAGATTGCTAGGAATACTCGTATAGTTACAGTCAAGCAAGAAGTTGATGATTTTGATGCTAAGGTGATTGACTATGTTGTAAATGGTATAGAGTCTTTAAAGACTTTAAAACATAATATGGTAGAGGCTTTAGCAAGTGAGGATTTCGTTGAATACTCTAGATATCATGAGGAGTATGAGTCATTAGGCGGATATTCTATAGAGTCTCAAGCAGGTAAGCTTTTATCAGGATTAGGCTTTACAACTGCGCAACAAGATCAATCTGTAAAAGAGCTTTCTGGTGGGTGGCAGATAAGATTAAATCTTGCTCAAGCACTTTTGCAAGAGTCAGATATCCTATTGCTGGATGAACCTACAAACCACTTAGATTTAGATGCAGTCTTATGGTTAGAGCAATATCTACAAGAGTATAAAGGCTCTTTATTACTTATTTCACATGATAGGATTTTTCTTGATAATGTTGTTAAGCAAATCTTTCATATTGAGAGTAAAAATATAGATACATATACAGGTAATTACTCATCGTATGAGAAACAATCTTATGAGCAAAAAGTTCTTCAGCAAAAGCATTTTGAGAAACAGCAAAAACACATAGAGCACTTAGAGAGTTTTATTAATCGTTTTAAAGCAAAAGCAACTAAAGCAAAGCAAGCTCAAAGTCGTATTAAGATGCTTGATAAAATTCAGCGAATAGAATCTGTTAAAGCTGATTCAGAATTTAGTTTTGAGTTTAAGCAAACAAAAGAGCATTTAGGTGGGACATTAGTTAGTTTACAAAATACTGAGCTAGGTTATGGCAATAAAGTCATATTAGATAATGTTGGCTTAAATATTTATAATGATATGCGAATAGGGCTTTTAGGCCTAAATGGTGCTGGTAAGTCGACATTGATTAAGTCGTTGATTGGCGAGATATCTATCCTTTCAGGCAAAATAGAAAAGCATCCTAATCTTAAAATTGGTTATTTCTCGCAGCATTCATTAGATATGTTAGATATGCAAGCTAGTCCATTATTACATATGCAAAGATTAGATACTAAAGCTACTCAAGAAAAACTAAGAACATTTTTAGGCAGTTTTAATTTTACTGGTGACAAAGCATTAGCTAAAGTAGGAACTTTTTCAGGTGGAGAAAAAGCAAGGTTAGCTTTAGCGATGATAGTTTACCAAGAGCCTAATTTCTTATTACTAGATGAACCAACAAACCACTTAGATATTGGAGTCAGAGAGGCTTTGACAGTTGCTTTACAGAGTTTCCAAGGAGCAATAATACTTGTATCGCATGATAGATTTCTATTAGAGTCTACAGTTGATGAATATATGCTTGTTGGTGAGGGCAAAGTCAGACCATTTGATGGTGATATGAAAGATTATTATAAATATATTCTAGAAGTTAAGAAGTCTGAAAATGCACCTCAACAAAATAAGAATAATGTCGAGAAAAAAGAAAGTCGTAAACTCTCAGCGAATGAGAGAAGGCAACTAAAACCAATTCAGGATAGAGTTAAAAAACTAGAAAAGAATTTAGCTAGTCTACAAAAGAGAAATTCTGAGATGGAAATTTTGCTGCAAGATGAAGAGTTATATAATAATAAAGAAAAGCTTCAAAAAACTTTATTAGAGCATTCAGATCTAAAAGCAAGGATAGAAGAAGTTGAAGTTGAATGGTTTGCTGCTTTAGAAGAGCTTGAGCAGTTTCAAAAAAATGAATAG